One part of the Methylobacterium terrae genome encodes these proteins:
- a CDS encoding peptide ABC transporter ATP-binding protein, with protein sequence MSAPVVVADDLRQTYEIRRGLFRRPARLQAVGGISFAIAPGRTLAVVGESGCGKSTLARMVTLIEPPSDGGLTLDGIDAVAPPSSERRRLRRTVQLVFQNPYGSLNPRKRVGAILEQPLAINTGLSGPERRERVRAMMAKVGLRPEHDARYPHMFSGGQRQRIAIARALMLSPRLVVADEPVSALDVSIQAQVLNLLADLQGELGLAYLFISHDLGVVRHIAHDVLVMYLGLAMEQGPKEAIFARPLHPYTQALMAATPGVGPRARERIVLRGELPSPLNPPKGCVFSTRCPHATARCREERPAPRPLAGRAVACHYAEDFLEGAPARERAAP encoded by the coding sequence TTGAGCGCCCCCGTCGTCGTCGCCGACGATCTCCGCCAGACCTACGAGATCCGCCGCGGGCTGTTTCGCCGGCCGGCCCGGCTCCAGGCGGTGGGCGGCATCTCGTTCGCGATCGCGCCCGGCCGGACGCTGGCGGTGGTCGGCGAATCCGGTTGCGGCAAGTCGACCCTCGCCCGCATGGTGACGCTGATCGAGCCGCCCTCCGACGGGGGCCTCACCCTCGACGGGATCGACGCCGTCGCCCCGCCGTCGTCCGAGCGCCGCCGCCTGCGCCGCACCGTGCAGCTGGTGTTCCAGAACCCCTACGGCTCGCTCAACCCGCGCAAGCGCGTCGGCGCGATCCTGGAGCAGCCGCTCGCCATCAATACCGGCCTGTCGGGGCCCGAGCGCCGCGAGCGGGTGCGGGCGATGATGGCCAAGGTGGGCCTGCGCCCGGAGCACGACGCGCGCTACCCCCACATGTTCTCCGGCGGCCAGCGCCAGCGCATCGCCATCGCCCGGGCGCTGATGCTGTCGCCCAGGCTCGTCGTCGCCGACGAGCCGGTCTCGGCCCTCGACGTGTCGATCCAGGCCCAGGTGCTGAACCTGCTGGCGGACCTGCAGGGGGAACTCGGCCTCGCCTACCTGTTCATCTCCCACGACCTCGGCGTGGTGCGCCACATCGCCCACGACGTGCTGGTGATGTATCTCGGGCTCGCCATGGAGCAGGGGCCGAAGGAGGCGATCTTCGCGCGTCCCCTCCACCCCTACACCCAGGCCCTGATGGCGGCCACGCCCGGCGTCGGCCCGCGCGCCCGCGAGCGGATCGTGCTGCGGGGCGAGCTGCCCTCGCCGCTGAACCCGCCGAAGGGCTGCGTGTTCTCGACCCGCTGCCCCCACGCCACCGCCCGCTGCCGCGAGGAGCGGCCGGCCCCCCGCCCGCTCGCCGGCCGGGCGGTGGCCTGCCACTACGCCGAGGACTTCCTGGAAGGCGCGCCGGCCCGGGAGCGGGCCGCGCCGTGA